One window of the Microcoleus sp. AS-A8 genome contains the following:
- a CDS encoding ABC transporter permease has translation MVSNDRNRVVTQSPQAIWVAWCKKLVSPDVIAPVVVGVLVILAWEIFVQVTKMPPYLLPGPFLVFQTLIRDWNELFPSLIITLQITLAAFVAAVVSGLLVAILFTQNKWIERSFFPYAVILQTTPIVAIAPLIIIWMRNNTFAALVVCAWIVAFFPIVSNTTLGLNSVDHNLSNVFQLYKASRWQTLVYLRLPSALPYFLGGLRISGGLALIGAVVAEFVAGTGGTRSGIAYQILMASYNLQIPRMFAALLMTTSLGVAIFVGLTVVSDFLLRNWHESAVKREN, from the coding sequence ATGGTATCAAACGATAGAAACCGTGTCGTTACCCAATCCCCTCAGGCGATTTGGGTCGCTTGGTGCAAAAAGTTAGTTTCACCTGATGTGATTGCTCCGGTGGTGGTTGGTGTCTTGGTAATCCTGGCATGGGAGATTTTTGTGCAGGTAACTAAGATGCCACCTTACTTGCTGCCAGGGCCGTTTTTAGTGTTTCAAACGTTGATTCGGGATTGGAATGAACTGTTCCCGTCACTCATAATTACCCTGCAAATTACACTTGCGGCTTTTGTAGCAGCGGTGGTTTCTGGATTGTTGGTGGCGATTTTATTTACTCAGAATAAGTGGATTGAACGGAGTTTTTTCCCTTATGCAGTGATTTTGCAAACAACGCCAATTGTTGCGATCGCACCCTTAATTATTATCTGGATGAGGAACAATACTTTTGCTGCTTTGGTGGTTTGTGCCTGGATTGTGGCATTTTTTCCGATTGTTTCTAACACTACTCTGGGACTCAACAGCGTTGACCACAATTTGAGTAATGTGTTTCAGCTTTATAAAGCTTCACGCTGGCAGACTCTGGTGTATCTGCGTTTACCCAGTGCTTTGCCTTATTTCTTGGGAGGATTGCGGATTAGTGGGGGTTTGGCGTTGATTGGTGCGGTGGTGGCGGAGTTTGTGGCGGGGACTGGAGGGACGCGATCGGGTATTGCTTATCAAATTTTAATGGCAAGCTATAATCTGCAAATTCCTCGGATGTTTGCGGCTTTATTGATGACGACAAGTTTAGGTGTAGCCATTTTTGTCGGGTTGACTGTTGTCTCTGACTTTTTGTTGCGTAATTGGCATGAAAGTGCTGTCAAAAGAGAGAATTGA